One genomic region from Trueperaceae bacterium encodes:
- the accB gene encoding acetyl-CoA carboxylase biotin carboxyl carrier protein: protein MTTWAGPDVDVKEIRRLLEALAATDVREFTYETGDYKLTLKRGEEATQTITYLPPAAAPVQQAPVQAVQPSAPAQEAASPVVASASSPASKLVEVQAPIVGTFYASPAPDAGPFVKVGDRVAAGTVLCIIEAMKLMNEIEAEGAGVVREVLVGNGEPVEYGQVLFRIEPA from the coding sequence GTGACTACCTGGGCAGGGCCTGACGTGGACGTGAAGGAGATCCGCCGTCTCCTCGAGGCCCTCGCGGCCACGGACGTGCGGGAGTTCACCTACGAGACGGGCGACTACAAGCTGACCCTCAAGCGCGGCGAGGAGGCCACGCAGACGATCACTTACCTGCCGCCCGCCGCGGCCCCCGTGCAGCAGGCTCCCGTGCAGGCCGTCCAGCCATCGGCGCCGGCGCAGGAAGCCGCCTCTCCCGTCGTGGCGTCGGCCTCGTCGCCCGCCTCCAAGCTCGTTGAGGTGCAGGCGCCCATCGTCGGCACCTTCTACGCCTCGCCCGCCCCCGATGCCGGGCCGTTCGTCAAGGTCGGCGACCGGGTCGCGGCCGGCACCGTCCTCTGCATCATCGAGGCCATGAAGCTCATGAACGAGATCGAGGCGGAGGGCGCCGGTGTCGTGCGTGAGGTGCTGGTCGGGAACGGTGAGCCGGTGGAGTACGGCCAGGTGCTGTTCCGGATCGAACCGGCCTGA
- a CDS encoding GNAT family N-acetyltransferase has translation MRTRAASAADAATIQELYQATPGYFEVISIPVPTVDEVRTDLATASNDPRRHVEIVLVEPESAGAGAGIDPVTGAAVVGYLDYKLDYPEAGDATVNLMLVRGDMQSHGIGRACALDLEGRLKGRSRRLLASIYGENPRAKAFWESLGYRFAIDARPLLEWYAKRLA, from the coding sequence GTGCGTACGCGCGCCGCCTCGGCCGCCGACGCGGCCACCATCCAGGAGCTGTACCAGGCGACCCCGGGCTACTTCGAGGTCATCTCGATCCCGGTGCCTACCGTCGACGAGGTCCGCACCGACCTTGCCACCGCCTCGAACGACCCACGCCGGCACGTCGAGATCGTGCTCGTCGAGCCCGAGAGCGCAGGCGCGGGGGCGGGCATCGACCCCGTTACGGGAGCGGCCGTGGTCGGCTACCTCGACTACAAGCTCGACTACCCGGAGGCGGGGGACGCCACCGTCAACCTGATGCTCGTGCGAGGCGACATGCAGAGTCACGGCATCGGTCGCGCATGCGCCCTCGACCTGGAAGGGCGCCTCAAGGGGCGCAGCCGGCGGCTGCTCGCGAGCATCTACGGGGAGAACCCGCGCGCCAAGGCGTTCTGGGAGAGCCTCGGTTACCGCTTCGCCATCGACGCCCGCCCGCTCCTCGAGTGGTACGCGAAGCGGCTAGCGTGA
- a CDS encoding CPBP family intramembrane metalloprotease: protein MSGPGTGRGGALRLVLADLGELAPRGERAKYWFLLFASLGLQAAFWYLATPGPTLLRLAPQDPVTALSSVAWSVVLLLAVPAVLYRALIGRLEWAGLRLGDWRFGLAAAVPLAVGAAVLMAFASSDPGLATTYPWPGPWAGRSLATMAIWLVAYACYYLSFEAFYRGFVLDVATRAASPAAAVWLSVVMATLVHLGKPVVEVLAAAPASLLFAVLAVRSRSVLYPALLHLVIGLSLDVAVLARAGHLLN, encoded by the coding sequence GTGAGCGGCCCCGGGACCGGCCGTGGCGGCGCCCTGCGGCTCGTGCTGGCCGACCTCGGCGAGCTGGCGCCGCGCGGGGAGCGCGCCAAGTACTGGTTCTTGCTGTTCGCCTCGCTCGGTCTCCAGGCCGCCTTCTGGTACCTGGCCACCCCGGGGCCTACCCTCCTGCGCCTCGCGCCGCAGGACCCGGTGACGGCCCTGAGCAGCGTCGCTTGGTCCGTCGTGCTCCTCCTGGCCGTCCCCGCCGTCCTCTACCGCGCGCTGATAGGCCGCCTCGAGTGGGCCGGGCTGCGCCTCGGCGACTGGCGCTTCGGGCTCGCCGCCGCGGTCCCGCTCGCCGTCGGCGCCGCGGTGCTGATGGCGTTCGCGAGCTCCGACCCCGGCCTAGCGACCACCTACCCCTGGCCAGGTCCGTGGGCGGGCCGCAGCCTCGCCACCATGGCCATCTGGCTCGTCGCCTACGCCTGCTACTACCTCTCGTTCGAGGCCTTCTATCGGGGCTTCGTGCTCGACGTCGCCACGCGCGCGGCCTCGCCGGCGGCGGCCGTGTGGTTGAGCGTCGTGATGGCGACGCTCGTGCACCTCGGCAAGCCCGTCGTCGAGGTGCTTGCGGCCGCCCCCGCCTCGCTCCTCTTCGCGGTGCTGGCCGTGCGCTCGCGGTCCGTCCTCTACCCCGCCCTGCTGCACCTGGTCATAGGCCTCTCGCTCGACGTGGCGGTCCTCGCGCGCGCCGGACACCTGCTCAACTGA
- the nusB gene encoding transcription antitermination factor NusB has product MSRQRARELAFRTLFQSERGAEPLLEVWRNVRIEVAEEAAESPEDAVYGGALGLDDLAFAEGLLQAFAEHREELDARLAAAITGWSFGQMAQTDLNVLRIASTEMSYGSEPPEVAIEMAVRLAKKFGGDESGRFVNGVLAKLIRQDGTRAGADAAGGATAGGAAADRGAAAPAATQDAARQSAEAGDDGSA; this is encoded by the coding sequence GTGAGTAGACAACGTGCGCGGGAGCTCGCGTTCCGCACCCTCTTCCAGTCGGAACGCGGGGCGGAGCCGCTCCTGGAAGTATGGCGCAACGTGCGTATCGAGGTGGCGGAGGAGGCTGCGGAGTCGCCTGAGGACGCCGTCTACGGCGGCGCGCTCGGGTTGGACGACCTGGCGTTCGCCGAGGGGTTGCTGCAGGCCTTCGCCGAGCACCGCGAGGAGCTCGACGCGCGGCTGGCCGCGGCTATCACCGGCTGGTCGTTCGGCCAGATGGCCCAGACCGACCTGAACGTCCTGCGTATCGCCAGCACGGAGATGAGCTACGGCTCCGAGCCGCCCGAGGTGGCCATCGAGATGGCCGTACGGCTCGCCAAGAAGTTCGGTGGCGACGAGTCCGGGAGGTTCGTCAACGGCGTGCTCGCGAAGCTGATCAGGCAGGACGGGACGCGCGCCGGCGCGGACGCAGCCGGTGGAGCCACCGCCGGCGGGGCGGCGGCGGACCGCGGCGCGGCTGCTCCGGCCGCCACCCAGGACGCCGCTCGCCAGAGCGCGGAAGCAGGGGATGACGGCAGCGCCTGA
- a CDS encoding divergent PAP2 family protein, giving the protein MSGVIGNLALWSAVVATVVAQVLKVALVLITERRFAPERLLDTGGMPSSHTASVTALATSIGLLYGWGSPTFAIAAVFGSIVMYDATGIRRAAGQQAEAINELVKELAHLFDAGFQPKALKTLLGHTYPQVFAGAVLGILTAVLIVL; this is encoded by the coding sequence ATGAGCGGGGTCATCGGGAACCTGGCACTCTGGTCGGCCGTGGTGGCGACCGTCGTCGCGCAGGTCCTCAAGGTCGCCCTCGTCTTGATAACGGAGCGGCGCTTCGCCCCGGAACGGCTCCTGGATACCGGCGGCATGCCTTCTTCGCACACGGCTTCCGTCACGGCTCTCGCGACGAGCATCGGCCTGCTCTACGGCTGGGGTAGCCCGACGTTCGCGATAGCCGCCGTGTTCGGCTCCATCGTGATGTACGACGCCACGGGCATCCGCAGGGCCGCCGGTCAGCAGGCCGAGGCCATCAACGAGCTCGTGAAGGAGCTCGCGCACCTGTTCGACGCCGGCTTCCAGCCGAAGGCCCTCAAGACCCTCCTGGGCCATACCTACCCTCAGGTGTTCGCCGGCGCCGTCCTCGGCATCCTGACGGCGGTCCTGATCGTTCTCTGA
- a CDS encoding polyprenyl synthetase family protein: MTLADTIRQGVLDALSGFPVPGADREGRVDAELRRFEELLHDYPKRRGKTLRGQLLVLTARAHGAHDDVSALVLAEALELFQDWVLVHDDIEDGSEERRGGPALHRQVGMSVALNVGDAMHMLMWRHLSRLGDGPPLDRRRALAEFTRMLLATAAGQHLDLAWVEAGRFDVSEAEYLRMVTLKTAYYTVASPLALGAACAAAVPPPGLEEHAIDLGVAFQIRDDVLNLSASPAYGKEHAGDLYEGKRTLILAHFLRTAPSERRERVVALLARPRAEKTPAEMAEVLAALLEAGSVAYAQAAAEARSAAGLAGISAWLSTLPDQDAARAVEELLASLVARAA; encoded by the coding sequence GTGACCCTCGCCGACACCATCCGCCAAGGCGTCCTGGACGCGCTCTCCGGCTTCCCGGTCCCCGGGGCCGACCGGGAAGGGCGCGTAGACGCGGAGCTGAGGCGCTTCGAGGAGCTGCTGCACGACTACCCCAAGCGGCGGGGGAAGACCCTACGCGGGCAGCTGCTGGTCCTGACCGCCCGGGCGCACGGCGCCCACGACGACGTCTCGGCCTTGGTGCTCGCCGAGGCCCTGGAGCTGTTCCAGGACTGGGTGCTGGTGCACGACGACATCGAGGACGGCTCCGAGGAGCGCCGCGGCGGGCCGGCCCTGCACCGTCAGGTGGGCATGAGCGTGGCGCTCAACGTCGGCGACGCCATGCACATGCTCATGTGGCGCCACCTCTCGCGGCTCGGCGACGGCCCACCCCTCGACCGCAGGAGGGCGCTGGCCGAGTTCACGCGCATGCTGCTCGCCACCGCGGCCGGCCAGCATCTCGACCTCGCCTGGGTCGAGGCCGGCAGGTTCGACGTGAGCGAGGCCGAGTACCTGCGCATGGTCACGCTCAAGACCGCCTACTACACCGTGGCGTCGCCGCTGGCGCTGGGCGCGGCCTGTGCCGCCGCCGTGCCGCCGCCCGGCCTCGAGGAGCACGCCATCGACCTGGGGGTCGCGTTCCAGATCCGCGACGACGTCCTCAACCTGAGCGCCTCTCCCGCCTACGGCAAGGAGCATGCCGGCGACCTGTACGAGGGCAAGCGCACCCTGATATTGGCGCACTTCCTTCGCACCGCGCCGAGCGAGCGGCGCGAGCGCGTGGTGGCGCTCCTAGCGCGCCCGCGGGCCGAGAAGACGCCGGCCGAGATGGCCGAGGTGCTGGCGGCGCTCCTCGAGGCCGGTTCCGTCGCCTACGCCCAGGCCGCCGCGGAGGCGCGCTCGGCCGCTGGCCTGGCCGGGATAAGCGCTTGGCTGAGTACCCTCCCCGACCAGGACGCCGCGCGGGCCGTCGAGGAGCTGCTCGCGAGCCTGGTGGCAAGGGCGGCTTGA
- a CDS encoding bifunctional 5,10-methylene-tetrahydrofolate dehydrogenase/5,10-methylene-tetrahydrofolate cyclohydrolase — MTAAPEAVRLDGKVVSAAAVADLQAAVAGLAYRPQLVFVRVGEDPASAYYVRSKEKLAAKVGVRSRTVVLPEGTGAEALLALVAELNADDDVDGILVQLPVPGVDPTRVLAAIDPAKDVDGLNPVNVGRLWSGGDALVPATPLGVLALLDHYAVPLAGKRAVVVGRSNLVGKPLAALLLQRDATVTIAHSRTRDLGALTREADVLVAAVGRPRLITPDMVKPGSAVLDVGLTREDGAIVGDVHPGVAGVAGHLTPMPGGTGLMTVVMVIANTLTAARRRRGA; from the coding sequence ATGACGGCAGCGCCTGAGGCGGTGCGGCTCGACGGCAAGGTCGTCTCCGCGGCGGCGGTGGCGGACCTGCAAGCCGCAGTCGCCGGCCTGGCCTACCGGCCGCAGCTCGTCTTCGTGCGAGTAGGCGAGGACCCCGCCAGCGCCTACTACGTCCGCTCCAAGGAGAAGCTGGCCGCCAAGGTCGGGGTGCGCTCGCGGACGGTCGTGCTCCCTGAAGGGACCGGGGCGGAGGCGCTCCTCGCGCTGGTCGCGGAGCTGAACGCGGACGATGACGTCGACGGCATCCTCGTCCAGCTCCCCGTTCCCGGCGTCGACCCCACCCGCGTGCTCGCCGCGATCGACCCGGCCAAGGACGTCGACGGGCTCAACCCCGTCAACGTGGGGCGCCTCTGGTCCGGGGGCGACGCGCTCGTGCCGGCCACCCCGCTCGGCGTGTTGGCCCTCCTCGACCATTACGCCGTGCCGTTGGCTGGCAAGCGGGCGGTGGTCGTCGGCCGCTCCAACCTCGTCGGCAAGCCGCTCGCCGCCTTGCTGCTGCAGCGCGACGCCACCGTGACGATCGCCCACTCCCGCACGCGCGACCTCGGCGCTCTCACGCGGGAAGCGGACGTACTCGTAGCGGCCGTCGGGAGGCCGCGCCTGATAACGCCAGATATGGTCAAGCCGGGCAGCGCCGTCCTCGACGTCGGCCTGACGCGTGAGGACGGCGCCATCGTGGGCGACGTGCATCCGGGCGTCGCCGGCGTCGCCGGCCACCTGACGCCCATGCCGGGGGGAACGGGGCTCATGACCGTCGTCATGGTCATAGCGAACACGCTCACGGCCGCCAGGCGGCGGCGGGGCGCATGA
- a CDS encoding Asp23/Gls24 family envelope stress response protein, with product MTEGPDLAIAGDVLLNIAQLALEQVEGVRPTQPPSSVSDLLGGRRARGIAIERDGEDVWVDLTLAVEYGVEIPKAARAAQQAVREGMTSMTGLNVRSVNVAVEAVELAAAASPSAPGGSGGQAPGQDPWELEATREGGPAASE from the coding sequence ATGACGGAAGGACCCGATCTTGCCATCGCGGGCGACGTGCTCCTCAACATCGCCCAACTGGCGCTCGAGCAAGTTGAAGGGGTGCGCCCAACGCAGCCGCCCTCCAGCGTCAGCGACCTCCTGGGCGGCAGGCGCGCCCGCGGGATCGCCATCGAACGGGACGGGGAGGACGTCTGGGTCGACCTGACGCTTGCCGTCGAGTACGGGGTCGAGATCCCGAAGGCCGCGAGGGCCGCGCAGCAGGCCGTGCGCGAAGGCATGACCTCCATGACGGGCTTGAACGTCCGGAGCGTGAACGTCGCGGTCGAGGCGGTCGAGCTGGCCGCCGCGGCGTCGCCCTCGGCACCCGGCGGCTCGGGTGGGCAGGCGCCGGGTCAGGACCCGTGGGAGCTCGAGGCGACGCGCGAGGGCGGGCCGGCAGCTAGTGAGTAG
- the efp gene encoding elongation factor P: protein MISVTDLRNGTKVEMDGGLWECVDYQHQKIGRGGAKMVAKFRNLETGSIVERSFNATEKLQDIFIEYRQMSFLYGDGDEYTFMDLETFEQPILTKGQIGDGSRFLKENTEVTVDYYGGKPLKVTLPNVVELTIVETDPGVRGDTVSGGSKPAKLESGAVVNVPLFIEQGEVIRVDTRSGDYLGRA from the coding sequence ATGATCAGCGTGACTGACCTGAGGAACGGCACCAAGGTCGAGATGGACGGCGGCCTCTGGGAATGCGTCGACTACCAACACCAGAAGATCGGCCGCGGCGGCGCCAAGATGGTGGCCAAGTTCCGCAACCTGGAGACGGGCTCCATCGTCGAGCGCTCGTTCAACGCCACCGAGAAGCTGCAGGACATCTTCATCGAGTACCGCCAGATGAGCTTCCTCTACGGCGACGGCGACGAGTACACGTTCATGGACCTCGAGACGTTCGAGCAGCCCATCCTCACCAAGGGCCAGATCGGCGACGGCTCCCGCTTCCTCAAGGAGAACACCGAGGTCACGGTCGACTACTACGGCGGCAAGCCGCTCAAGGTCACCCTGCCGAACGTCGTCGAGCTGACGATCGTCGAGACGGACCCCGGCGTGCGCGGCGACACGGTCTCGGGCGGCTCCAAGCCGGCCAAGCTCGAGTCCGGCGCGGTGGTCAACGTCCCCCTCTTCATCGAACAGGGCGAGGTCATCAGGGTAGACACCCGCTCCGGTGACTACCTGGGCAGGGCCTGA
- the accC gene encoding acetyl-CoA carboxylase biotin carboxylase subunit produces the protein MFRKILIANRGEIALRILRAARELGVQTVVAYSKADENSLPVLLADESICIGPAPAPESYLNVRNLLAAALVSGAEAIHPGYGFLAENAEFAAMCEEHGLTFIGPRPESISRIGDKASARALAVEAGVPITPGSGPLPDLPAATRFADEIGFPLILKASAGGGGRGMRVVHNHSDLERQFYNAQEEARAAFGNPELYMEKYLEEPKHIEIQVFGDGEGNVVHLFERDCSIQRRYQKVLEEGPSTLAPELRASIAESAVRLAKYIDYRGAGTCEFLVDKSGGYYFSEMNTRIQVEHPVTEMITQTDLVQEQLRVAAGLGMALKQSELAVRGHAIELRVNAEDPDHDFRPSAGVITDVHWPGGPGVRVDSHVYAGYRIPPNYDSLIAKIIAWAPSREEAIARMERALKETVVEGVKTTIPFHLKVLGNAFFRRGDVYTNFIARRMSS, from the coding sequence ATGTTCCGCAAGATCCTCATCGCCAACCGGGGCGAGATCGCGTTGCGCATCCTGCGGGCGGCCCGCGAGCTCGGGGTACAGACGGTGGTCGCCTACTCCAAGGCCGACGAGAACTCGCTGCCCGTGCTGCTGGCCGACGAGTCCATCTGCATCGGGCCCGCCCCGGCGCCCGAGAGCTACCTCAACGTCCGCAACCTGCTGGCGGCCGCCCTCGTGAGCGGCGCCGAGGCCATCCATCCCGGCTACGGCTTCCTGGCCGAGAACGCGGAGTTCGCCGCCATGTGCGAGGAGCACGGCCTCACCTTCATCGGTCCGAGGCCCGAGAGCATCTCCCGCATCGGCGACAAGGCGTCCGCGCGCGCGCTGGCCGTCGAGGCCGGCGTGCCCATCACCCCTGGCAGCGGACCGCTCCCCGACCTGCCCGCCGCCACGCGCTTCGCCGACGAGATCGGCTTCCCCCTCATCCTCAAGGCTTCCGCCGGCGGGGGCGGCCGCGGCATGCGCGTCGTGCACAACCACTCCGACCTCGAGCGTCAGTTCTACAACGCTCAGGAGGAGGCGCGCGCCGCCTTCGGCAACCCCGAGCTCTACATGGAGAAGTACCTCGAGGAGCCCAAGCACATCGAGATCCAGGTGTTCGGCGACGGCGAGGGGAACGTCGTGCACCTCTTCGAGCGCGACTGCTCCATCCAGCGCCGCTACCAGAAGGTGCTCGAGGAAGGCCCGAGCACGCTCGCGCCCGAGCTCAGGGCCAGCATCGCCGAGTCGGCCGTGCGCCTCGCCAAGTACATCGACTACCGCGGCGCCGGCACGTGCGAGTTCCTCGTCGACAAGAGCGGCGGCTACTACTTCTCCGAGATGAACACGCGCATCCAGGTCGAGCACCCCGTCACGGAGATGATCACCCAGACGGACCTGGTACAGGAGCAGTTGCGCGTGGCCGCCGGGCTCGGCATGGCGTTGAAACAGTCCGAGCTCGCCGTGCGGGGCCACGCCATCGAGCTGCGCGTCAACGCGGAGGACCCGGATCACGACTTCAGGCCGAGCGCGGGCGTGATAACCGACGTGCACTGGCCGGGAGGCCCCGGCGTCCGCGTCGACTCGCACGTGTACGCCGGCTACCGCATACCCCCCAACTACGACAGCCTGATCGCCAAGATCATCGCCTGGGCGCCGAGCCGCGAGGAGGCCATCGCCCGGATGGAGCGGGCACTCAAGGAGACCGTCGTGGAGGGCGTCAAGACGACCATCCCGTTCCACCTCAAGGTCCTCGGCAACGCCTTCTTCAGGCGCGGCGACGTGTACACGAACTTCATCGCCCGTAGGATGAGCTCATGA
- a CDS encoding quinate 5-dehydrogenase — MSDRVLDVVSVSLGSVKRDTDQEVEVLGRRVRLRRVGTGGDLAAARAMIAELDGKVDAIGLGGIDLYFAVKDKRYYVRDALRLARAATLTPVVCGAGLKNTLERMSIRALASTLAWPGRRVLMVSAVDRFGMAEELARQGADVFYGDVVFALGLPVPVRTLGGLVRLANVLAPIVVQVPFKWLYPTGSAQEKEPDERKFARYYDWAEVLAGDWHFIKRYAPASLAGKVVLTNTTTSDDVEFLRLRGASKLITTTPRFGGRSVGTNLLEATFVAMEGAKGELTPERYAELVTAARLEPTVIDLRAGAG, encoded by the coding sequence ATGAGCGACCGGGTCCTCGACGTCGTGAGCGTTTCGCTCGGCTCGGTGAAGCGCGACACGGACCAGGAGGTCGAGGTGCTCGGCAGGCGCGTGCGCCTCAGGCGCGTCGGCACGGGCGGCGATCTCGCGGCGGCGCGCGCCATGATCGCGGAGCTCGACGGCAAGGTCGACGCCATCGGGCTGGGCGGCATCGACCTCTACTTCGCCGTCAAGGACAAGCGCTACTACGTGCGCGACGCGTTGCGCCTGGCGCGCGCCGCCACGCTCACGCCCGTGGTCTGCGGCGCCGGCCTCAAGAACACGTTGGAGCGTATGAGCATCAGGGCGCTCGCCTCTACGCTCGCCTGGCCCGGCAGGCGCGTCCTGATGGTGTCCGCCGTCGACCGCTTCGGCATGGCCGAGGAGCTGGCGCGCCAGGGCGCGGACGTCTTCTACGGCGACGTCGTGTTCGCGCTCGGCCTGCCCGTGCCCGTCCGCACGCTAGGGGGTCTGGTGCGCCTCGCCAACGTGCTGGCGCCCATCGTCGTGCAGGTGCCCTTCAAGTGGCTGTACCCGACCGGGAGCGCTCAGGAGAAGGAGCCGGACGAGCGCAAGTTCGCCCGCTATTACGACTGGGCCGAGGTCCTGGCCGGCGACTGGCACTTCATCAAGCGTTATGCCCCGGCCTCGCTCGCCGGCAAGGTCGTGCTGACGAACACGACGACCTCCGATGACGTGGAGTTCCTCCGGCTCAGGGGGGCGAGCAAGCTGATCACGACCACGCCGCGCTTCGGTGGACGGAGCGTCGGCACGAACCTGCTCGAGGCGACCTTCGTCGCCATGGAGGGCGCCAAGGGCGAGCTGACGCCGGAGCGCTACGCCGAGCTCGTCACGGCCGCCCGCCTCGAGCCGACCGTCATCGACCTGCGGGCCGGGGCGGGCTAG
- a CDS encoding NAD-dependent epimerase/dehydratase family protein: protein MKVLVTGAHGFLGSHVSEALLANGDAVRALVTPWGSDANLAHLMGDERLEVTRADLTDEASVRGVCEGVDAVVHAAARVADWGPWDAFYRTNVVGTRALLHEAAGARCSRFVFVSSVAVHRYSGFRNADPRTQPRDNVRNAYAYSKILAEDLVLGEKRLEGVVVRPGLWPFGERDATFGRVANAILTGTLPLVRRGATVINTAYAPNFAQGVVLALHAPAAARHVYVLADNGMPSWRELFDAIAEAVGGGSPRLRLPGRPTRALATGVEATWSTLFPRTEPPVTSYRAGLMLNDVHFSLRHAVEELGYAPRYTWREGIARSVAALGGALGAAPGAAPSGGKRQRPGQAGHKR, encoded by the coding sequence ATGAAGGTACTCGTCACCGGAGCCCACGGCTTCCTGGGGAGTCACGTCAGCGAGGCCCTGCTCGCCAACGGGGACGCCGTTCGCGCTCTCGTCACCCCCTGGGGCTCGGACGCCAACCTCGCCCACCTCATGGGCGACGAGCGCCTCGAGGTGACGCGAGCCGACCTCACCGACGAGGCGAGTGTGCGCGGGGTCTGCGAGGGCGTCGACGCCGTCGTCCACGCCGCCGCCCGCGTGGCCGACTGGGGTCCGTGGGACGCCTTCTACCGCACCAACGTGGTCGGCACGAGGGCGCTGCTGCACGAGGCGGCAGGCGCGCGGTGCTCGCGCTTCGTGTTCGTGTCGAGCGTCGCGGTCCACCGCTACTCGGGGTTCAGGAACGCCGACCCCCGCACGCAGCCGCGCGACAACGTGCGCAACGCCTACGCCTACTCGAAGATCCTCGCCGAGGACCTCGTGCTCGGCGAGAAGCGGCTCGAGGGCGTCGTCGTGCGCCCGGGCCTCTGGCCGTTCGGCGAGCGCGACGCCACGTTCGGGAGGGTAGCCAACGCCATCCTGACCGGCACGCTGCCGCTCGTGCGCCGCGGCGCCACGGTCATCAACACGGCCTACGCGCCCAACTTCGCCCAGGGGGTGGTGCTCGCCCTCCACGCCCCCGCCGCCGCCCGCCACGTGTACGTGCTCGCCGACAACGGCATGCCGAGCTGGCGGGAGCTCTTCGACGCCATCGCGGAGGCCGTCGGCGGAGGCTCTCCTCGCCTGCGGCTCCCGGGTAGGCCGACGCGCGCGCTCGCCACGGGCGTCGAGGCGACCTGGTCGACCCTCTTCCCACGCACCGAGCCGCCCGTGACCAGCTACCGGGCCGGGCTGATGCTGAACGACGTCCACTTCTCCTTGCGCCACGCCGTGGAGGAGCTCGGGTACGCGCCGCGCTACACCTGGCGCGAGGGTATCGCCAGGAGCGTCGCCGCCTTGGGAGGCGCCCTCGGCGCCGCGCCGGGCGCGGCGCCGAGCGGCGGCAAACGCCAACGCCCCGGCCAAGCGGGACACAAGCGGTGA
- a CDS encoding pyridoxal phosphate-dependent aminotransferase family protein translates to MPSGSDRAPVAKAQDAFTKALQFRRADEAVSMGMHPYFKAIASQHGGTVTVAGREMVITGSNDYLGLTQDPRLKEAARRALDDFGTSCTGSRFLTGTLTLHEELERRLALFFQREAVLTFSAGFLGCLSVVSALAGRHDILYYDRENHASLYDAARLSYATLRKYEHGDLADLERMLEADAGKPGGRIIVTDGVFSMSGHIADLPGIVRLKKRYGARLIVDDAHASGVLGKHGRGTGEHFGLEHEVDVIVGTFSKSFASVGGFMAGDRAVVNYVKHHARPFIFTAALPAMQMAAALEALDIIESEPEHLDKLWRNVKHLRDGMNALGFDTLGSQTPIVPVLIGPDELAMAFWKALWELGVFTTPALPPGVAPGRSIIRTSVNANHEPEHLDRLLHAFAEVGRRFGVI, encoded by the coding sequence ATGCCCAGCGGAAGTGACAGGGCGCCGGTAGCCAAGGCGCAGGACGCGTTCACGAAGGCCCTCCAGTTCCGCAGGGCGGACGAGGCCGTGAGCATGGGCATGCACCCGTACTTCAAGGCCATCGCCTCGCAGCACGGCGGCACGGTCACGGTCGCGGGCCGGGAGATGGTCATCACGGGCTCGAACGACTACCTGGGGCTGACCCAGGACCCGCGCCTCAAGGAGGCGGCCAGGCGCGCCCTAGACGACTTCGGCACGAGCTGCACGGGCTCGCGCTTCCTGACGGGCACCCTGACGCTGCACGAGGAGCTCGAGCGCCGCCTCGCCCTCTTCTTCCAGCGCGAAGCCGTCCTGACGTTCAGTGCCGGCTTCCTCGGCTGCCTCTCCGTCGTCTCCGCGCTCGCCGGCAGGCACGACATCCTCTACTACGACCGGGAGAACCACGCCTCGCTCTACGACGCCGCGCGCCTCTCCTACGCTACTTTGCGCAAGTACGAGCACGGCGACCTGGCCGACCTGGAGCGCATGCTCGAGGCGGACGCCGGCAAGCCGGGCGGCAGGATCATCGTCACGGACGGCGTGTTCTCGATGAGCGGCCATATCGCCGACCTGCCGGGCATCGTGAGGCTGAAGAAGCGTTACGGTGCGCGCCTTATCGTCGACGACGCCCACGCCAGCGGCGTCCTCGGCAAGCACGGCCGCGGCACGGGCGAGCATTTCGGGCTCGAGCACGAGGTCGATGTCATCGTCGGCACCTTCTCCAAGTCGTTCGCCAGCGTGGGCGGCTTCATGGCCGGCGACCGCGCGGTGGTGAACTACGTCAAGCACCATGCCAGGCCCTTCATCTTCACCGCGGCCCTGCCGGCCATGCAGATGGCCGCCGCCCTCGAGGCCCTCGACATCATCGAGTCGGAACCGGAGCACCTCGACAAGCTCTGGCGCAACGTGAAGCACCTGCGGGACGGCATGAACGCGCTCGGGTTCGACACCCTCGGGTCGCAGACCCCGATCGTGCCCGTCCTGATCGGGCCGGACGAGCTCGCCATGGCGTTCTGGAAGGCGCTCTGGGAACTAGGCGTCTTCACGACGCCCGCCCTGCCACCAGGCGTGGCCCCTGGCAGGTCCATCATCCGCACGAGCGTCAACGCCAACCACGAGCCCGAGCACCTCGACCGCCTCCTGCACGCATTCGCGGAGGTCGGCAGGCGTTTCGGCGTCATCTAG